The genome window CAAAGGCCCTCAGGCCTGGCGATGAAAGGGGCGCAACCCTCCTTATCGGGAGTAAAGCCCCGATTGTTGTGGGCGCAATGCTTTCGTGGGTCGTTGTGCCATTCATAAAGCTTGAGCCTCCGTATCAAGAATTGAAGGACCTTATCCGCAAGATTTTAGAGTGGTGGGATGAGAACGGAAAGGCCAGGGAGAGGATAGGGGAGGTCATAGAACACAAAGGCATGAGGTCATTCCTTGAGTATGTTGGTCTTCCACCAGTTCCCCAGATGATTAAGGAACCGAGAAGAGACCCGTTCTTCTTCTGGGCAGAGAAAGATTTAAAATAAAAATCTTAAAGGAGGAATAATAAATGTCATTACCACAGAGAAAAACAGATATAGGGCCGCCTCATTATAAGCAGTTTCTTCCACCTGTAATCCAGAAGAATTATGGCCAGTGGAAGTATCACGAAGTGCTGGACCCCGGAACAATGGTGCATGTGGCGGAAAGCGGTGATAAGATATACACCGTGAGAGTTGCATCGCCGAGGCTTTTAAGCACTGATACTATCCGTGAGATCAGCGATATTGCAGATAAATACTGCGAAGGCTATCTTCGCTTTACCAGCAGAAACAACATAGAGTTTCTCGTATCAGATAAGAGTAAGGTTGAGCCTCTTAAAAAAGAACTCAAAGACAAAGGCTACACTGTTGGAGGTATAGGCCCGAGGGTGAGCAATGTTGTTCATACTCAGGGATGGATTCACTGTCACAGTGCCTGCACCGATGCCTCTGGTCTGGTAAAGGCCATGATGGATGAACTTTACGATTACTTTACTACAAAAGAGCTCCCTAACAAGGTGAGGCTGGCAGTGGCGTGCTGTGTTAATATGTGTGGAGCTGTTCATTGTTCAGACATAGCCATAGTCGCTGTTCACAGGAAAGTACCAACGATAGACCATGGAAGGTTAGCGAATGTGTGCGAAATCCCTACAACCATAGCGTCCTGCCCCACACATGCTATAAGCCCTGACCCTGCAAAGAAAAGTGTAAAGATTAATCCTGACAGGTGCATGTACTGCGGAAACTGCTTTACTGTCTGTCCGCCAATAGATATCCATGACCCTGAAAATGATGGTGTTGCCATAGTGGTGGGTGGAAAGGTCGGCAGCCTGAGGAGCAATCCAAAATTCTCCAAGCTCGCAATTCCTTTCTTTTACAACGAACCTCCACGGTGGCCAAAGGTTGTTGCTGCTGTAAAGAACATCCTTGAAACTTATGCCAGGCATGCAAAGCAACATGAAAGGGTAGGCGAGTGGATAGAGAGAATTGGCTGGGAAAAGTTCTTCAAGCTTACAGGCATTGAGTTTACATTCCAGCATATTGACGATTTCAAATTTGCCCGTGAGACCTTCAGGACAGCGGCGACATTTAAATGGTAAACTATAGTAGAGGTTGAGGTTGAGAGATACTTAACCTTAACCTCAACCTCAATAAGGAGGTGGAGGGATGGAGAAGGAAGAGATAAAACAGAAGATTTATGAATTATTAGAAAAATCAAAGGGCAAGAAAAAACTCAAAGAGAAAGATGTGATTAAAGCCATATCCGAGGAGACAGGAGTTGATAAGGACACTGTAAAGAAGGCTCTAAGAGAGATGATAGATGTTGGAAAAGTGATGTATTCGTATTCTGGCGGTGCCAGCTCTGTGGAGATCCCGAGTGAAGAGTACCTCAAAGAAAAAGGCCTTCTCTGAAGAAGTGAGAAGTGAGAACTTAACTTCCCATTTTCTACTTCCCACTTTCATATGCTTAATTATTCAATTCCGAGGGTAGTTGTAGCAGGCCTCAGTGGCGGATGTGGTAAGACCATCCTTTCCATTGCCCTGATAGCGGCGTGGAGAAAAAAAGGCTTTAAAGTAGTCCCATTTAAGAAGGGGCCAGATTATATCGATGCGGGCTGGTTGGCCTCAGCAGCAGGCCAGCCCTGTTATAATCTGGACCCTTTTTTAATTGGTAAAGAGCAGCTTCTTTGTTCATTTGTAGAACACGCTTATGGAGCTCGGATTGCTGTTATTGAGGGCAACAGGGGCCTTTATGATGGTTTTGATGCTGAGGGCACTTACAGCACAGCCGAACTTGCCAAATTGCTTCAAACACCTGTTATCGTAGTCATGGATTGCACAAAGGTAACACGCACTGCTGCTGCTCTGGTCCTGGGGCTCCAGAAATTTGATCCATCAGTAAAGATTAAAGGTGTAATCTTGAATCAGGTTGCAGGTAAGCGACATGAATCTATATTGCGTGCAACAATAAATAAATACTGTAATGTGCCTGTATTGGGGGCTGTCCCAAAGCTGAAAGAGGCGACCTTGCCTGAGAGACATATGGGCCTTACCCCTTATCAGGAACACCCTGAAGTTGAAAAGGCTATTTCCGCTATCTTAGAGATAGCGCAGAATTATCTTGATTTAGATGAGATATGGAAGATTGCTAATGGGGCAGTGCCGCTTAAGGCAGAGACAAGAGACAAGAGACAAGAGACCAATTCAGTGACAAGAGACAAGGGACAAGAGACAAGTAAATATAATAACTCGTCACTCGTCACTCGTCTCTCGTCTCTTGAAAAGTCACTCGTCACTCGTCACTCGTCTCTGGAAAAGTCACTCGTCTCTGAGCCTGCCCTGAGCCTGTCGAAGGGCCACTCGTCACTAAGAATCGGCGTTATCAAAGATACTGCTTTCCAGTTTTATTATCCTGAAAACTTTGAGGAACTCGAAAGGCGTGGTGTCAGGATAGTTGAGATGAGTGCCCTAACAGAGAAAGAGCTTCCTGACATCGATGCCCTTTACATCGGTGGTGGTTTCCCTGAAACCCATGCAATAACCATTGCAGAGAATACTAATTTTCCAAACTCCCTGCGACAGGCCATTGAAAATGGGCTCCCTGTTTATGCTGAGTGTGGAGGCTTGATGTATCTGGGGGAAAGCCTTGTATTAGAAAATAAAACATATCCTATGGCCGGTGTGCTGCCAGTGGTTTTCGGTCTGGAAAAGAGGCCCCAGGCACATGGATATTCAATAATAGAGGTAGATATGCCCAATCCATATTTTAGGACAGGCACTATTTTAAAAGGCCATGAATTTCATTATTCGAGTATTTTAGAGTTCAAAGAAAAAAATGGGGTATATACTGCTTTTAAAATGAAACGTGGACTTGGGATAATAGATAAAAGGGATGGGTTGTGCTACAGGAATGTCTTAGCTACATATACCCATGTTCACGCCCTTGGGACGCCTGAATGGGTAGAGGGTATTATCAGCAGCGCAATAATGTATAGAAAGCAAAGGAGTTTAGACGGTGGAGATAAAATTACTGAATTAACTAACTGAGGATCTGCATGACCTTAAGGGAAAAGGTGGCAACCATGCTTGACAACAGCAGGTTTGAAGAACTGACTGATTTAGGGCATAGAAATAAGGGCGTTTTTAGACATCTTATAGCCCTTACCTATAATAAAGAGAGTGCCATCTGCTGGAGGGCGATTGAGGCAATAGGGAAAATAACAGGTGTAATATCACAGGAGCATCCAGAGGTTGTAAGAAACCTTATCCAGCGTCTGCTCTGGTCTATGCGCGAAGAATCAGGCGGTATCGGATGGAGTATGGCAGAGATACTCGGAGAGATAATCAGAAACAGCCCTGACATTTTTTCTGACATCCTACCTATCGTGGTCTCTTTCCATGAGGAAGAGATGTTCAGGGCGGGTGTATTGAGGGCTATAGGAAGAATCGGCAGTATAAGCCCTGCTCTGGTGAATGCAAATATTCCATTAGTTAGATTCTACCTTGATGACCATAATCCTGACGTAAGGGCATCAGCAGCATGGACACTTGGGCAACTTAAGGCTGATGAGGGGATAGATGAGCTTCAGCGGTTATTGAACGACTGCACTCCTGTGACAATTTATGACAATGGCGAGCTTTTTCAGATGACTGTCGGAGAAGTGGCCAGGAAGGCTATGGCTATGATAAAAAATAATGGGGAAAATGAAAAGTTTGACAAATATTAAAAAACCTGTAATTATTTACTGTATGGACCTGTTAGGCCTTATAAGGAGGCATGCACAGAAACGTGAGACGGGGATGCTCTCCGTTAAATTAGAGGGGCAGGAACATTTACTTAAAATATATCTAAATGATGGGGAAATTACATTTATAAGCCTTGGACATCTGAGGAACGAAGAATGTATTGAAAAGATTGGAAATACGACCTCTCTCGGATTTAACTTTATAGAAGGGATGAAACCCCCGAAGACTTCGCCGGTGCCTCTGACAGAAAAACTAATCGGTAAAGCGGATGTTGCCACCATTATGAAGGAGATAGTTGCCGGCTCTATGACTGTTTCTCCACAGAAAGTAAAGGCCCTTGAGGAAGATTTTGTAGATACTATCGGCCCCATAGGCTCTATGCTTATAAATGACATTTATAAGGAAATCTCATACCATAACGGCAGCTCCATGTCAGGTGATGATTACAATTATCTCATGGAATCCCTTATAAGAGAACTCCCTGAATCCAAAAAGGAGCAATTCAGGTCAAAATACCAGCAGGGAGGAAGGAAGAGTTCAGAGGAAAAGAGTTGAGGAGGAGAAAGTTTTAGAGGAGAAAACCGATAAAGATGTCCCATGGGGCTGATTTCAAAAGAGGATAATTTAAATAAAATATCAACAGGAGGGACTTATAGATGCTTAAAAATCTCAGGTTAAGGGCAAGATTTACAGTAATACTGCTTATAGTCTTTGCAATATCTCTACCTATTATGACATTCAGCTCTTATTATATTCTTAAGGCGAATGCAATAAGGGAAATCCTTGAGGAGGCAAACATTTTTCTTGTTACTATGGAATCAGCGAGGGCATATGTAGGTAAGACCTTAAGACCAAAACTCTTCAAGGAATTACCGGGCAGGTTTATAGTTGAAGGCATGTCATCCACTTTTGTTGCTACAAATATTGCAAACAGGATGAACGAGAAATTGCCGAACTATTACTTTAAGGAAGCAACCCTGAACCCCTTGAATCCTAAGAATAAGGTTGATGCCTTTGAAGAAGAAATGGTTAAAAAATTCCGTGATGGAACACTTGAGAAGGAGTGGAGGGGTTTTAAAAGCACTCCTGATGGAGAGTTCTATGTGATAATGAGGCCTGTTGTGGTGAATGATTTTGACTGTCTGCGGTGCCATAGTAACCCTGATATTGCCCCACCTGAGCAAAGGGAGAAATACGGCACAACCAATGGATACGGCTGGAAAATGAATGAGATTGTTGCAGTCAATACCATTATTGTCCCTGCGGAAGTGCCTATTAAGAATGCAAAAAAAGCCCTTATACTCTTCACATCGCTTTACGGAGGTTTCTTTTTGTTCCTCCTGATAATAATAAATAGAGTGATAAAAGGCAGTATTATAAGTCCTATTGAGAGGTTTGTTATTGCTGCTGAGGAGATCAGCAGGGGCAGGATGGATAAGGAATTTGACGTAAAAAGCAATGATGAGGTCAGGACACTTGCAGATGCCTTTACAAGACTGAAACTGAGTCTTGCGAAGGCAATGGACATCCTGAAGAAGAAATAGCCATGACAAGAGGAAGCGTGCTTGTTATAGATGATAGTTCTACTGTAAGGAAACTCGCAGAGGGCATCCTGACATCAGAGGGTTATACTGTTTATACAGCAGGCGACGGCAAGGAGGGGCTCACAATTGCAAAGGAAATTAAGCCTGCAGTTATCCTTGTGGATTTTATTATGCCGGGTATGAATGGTTATCAGCTCTGCAAGATGATAAGGTTTGACCCTGAACTGAAAAATACACCGCTCATCCTTATAAGCGCTAAGGGAGAGCAGGTTGGTAAAAAGTTCATGGAGGCATTCAAGATAAACGATTATTTTCAAAAGCCCTTTCAA of Nitrospirota bacterium contains these proteins:
- a CDS encoding DUF3365 domain-containing protein, whose product is MLKNLRLRARFTVILLIVFAISLPIMTFSSYYILKANAIREILEEANIFLVTMESARAYVGKTLRPKLFKELPGRFIVEGMSSTFVATNIANRMNEKLPNYYFKEATLNPLNPKNKVDAFEEEMVKKFRDGTLEKEWRGFKSTPDGEFYVIMRPVVVNDFDCLRCHSNPDIAPPEQREKYGTTNGYGWKMNEIVAVNTIIVPAEVPIKNAKKALILFTSLYGGFFLFLLIIINRVIKGSIISPIERFVIAAEEISRGRMDKEFDVKSNDEVRTLADAFTRLKLSLAKAMDILKKK
- the dsrB gene encoding dissimilatory-type sulfite reductase subunit beta — its product is MSLPQRKTDIGPPHYKQFLPPVIQKNYGQWKYHEVLDPGTMVHVAESGDKIYTVRVASPRLLSTDTIREISDIADKYCEGYLRFTSRNNIEFLVSDKSKVEPLKKELKDKGYTVGGIGPRVSNVVHTQGWIHCHSACTDASGLVKAMMDELYDYFTTKELPNKVRLAVACCVNMCGAVHCSDIAIVAVHRKVPTIDHGRLANVCEIPTTIASCPTHAISPDPAKKSVKINPDRCMYCGNCFTVCPPIDIHDPENDGVAIVVGGKVGSLRSNPKFSKLAIPFFYNEPPRWPKVVAAVKNILETYARHAKQHERVGEWIERIGWEKFFKLTGIEFTFQHIDDFKFARETFRTAATFKW
- a CDS encoding HEAT repeat domain-containing protein, which produces MTLREKVATMLDNSRFEELTDLGHRNKGVFRHLIALTYNKESAICWRAIEAIGKITGVISQEHPEVVRNLIQRLLWSMREESGGIGWSMAEILGEIIRNSPDIFSDILPIVVSFHEEEMFRAGVLRAIGRIGSISPALVNANIPLVRFYLDDHNPDVRASAAWTLGQLKADEGIDELQRLLNDCTPVTIYDNGELFQMTVGEVARKAMAMIKNNGENEKFDKY
- a CDS encoding cobyrinate a,c-diamide synthase: MLNYSIPRVVVAGLSGGCGKTILSIALIAAWRKKGFKVVPFKKGPDYIDAGWLASAAGQPCYNLDPFLIGKEQLLCSFVEHAYGARIAVIEGNRGLYDGFDAEGTYSTAELAKLLQTPVIVVMDCTKVTRTAAALVLGLQKFDPSVKIKGVILNQVAGKRHESILRATINKYCNVPVLGAVPKLKEATLPERHMGLTPYQEHPEVEKAISAILEIAQNYLDLDEIWKIANGAVPLKAETRDKRQETNSVTRDKGQETSKYNNSSLVTRLSSLEKSLVTRHSSLEKSLVSEPALSLSKGHSSLRIGVIKDTAFQFYYPENFEELERRGVRIVEMSALTEKELPDIDALYIGGGFPETHAITIAENTNFPNSLRQAIENGLPVYAECGGLMYLGESLVLENKTYPMAGVLPVVFGLEKRPQAHGYSIIEVDMPNPYFRTGTILKGHEFHYSSILEFKEKNGVYTAFKMKRGLGIIDKRDGLCYRNVLATYTHVHALGTPEWVEGIISSAIMYRKQRSLDGGDKITELTN